The DNA window TACCCCATTATGGTCTTTTCTCCTTTGCCAAGCATGCATGTGCTGGACATCTCATTGACTTCTGACAATTTATAAGGACACTCCTGGTTGTGCCATAGTAACAACACCGAGCCCTATGAGCTAATTTAATAAGTGGCTGACTAACACTTGAGTGTCATAAAAATGTCCTCACACTCTCTTGAACAAAGCCATTATATCCTGTCTATTCTGCCTGATCCACAAAGAATCCCGTGCAGTTCTCATGGCTATGAGAATTATGTAAGCATTCAAATTTACAGTGTCATACCAGACTGTACACTCACCTTGTTTTCTAACACAAGCTTACTGAGAAGCGTCGTTGTAATTATGTGTTCACATAACTGCAGACAATTACTGACAAAGCACTTTGTGGATCCTCACATCttaaattgtgtttaaattgtttaCAGTGACGCAAGGGAATTACTACACATTATCTAACTGATGTGATGAAAAATGAGCTGGAATGATAGAGATAAAGACTGACAAGTTTAAAAACCCATTTCGGCATTACAGACTTACAAAGATTTTGCCACTgtgaaaaaattataattaaaaaaaaatttgttgcTTAGCTAAAAGCATCCTGTAATCtgcattacagaaaaaaaaaacaatggaacactactttaaatataaaaatgtgactCGGTTAGAAGGAAAATGGTAGAAAGAGCATGGCAGAGGAAAAATGTTTAGCAATCCAATGAGCagaacttttttaataaaactgctGGCTTGAAAAGATATTTGTCATGTTTCAGTGTCACTGAATTTAGATTTGCTAACTGAAGGTATTGTAGTAAGTAAATCATAACCTTAATGTTTTATCATGCACacagattacagattacagatATTACTTAGCCACATCACTGCTGTCACAAAAATAGTGACAATCGCTCTAAAGAATCAAATTACAAACAATGTTCTTTCAACCTCACAAAAAAATGTGTGCCTACAGTATGTAATGTTCACATTGGAATGAAGCCCTGATAAATTATGGGTCATTATATATTACTGAACATCTTTGAttcaaattgaaaaaaattctTGCAACAGCACATTCTCCCTGATTTATAAGTTGATTCTTCCCAAGGCAGaaatgcattataaatataCTACATACGCAGCCACAGAAATGCCAAGTTTGTGGGTGTCCTGCCCACAAAACTCCCATCGAAGTGACCAAAACCTTGTAATTACAATTTTGGTGATAATGACAGCTTGAAAATGTTCGCAGTTATGTCTATAGGGCAACTGGGCTGGGGGATGGGTCACTTTCATCTATCATAGCAATTAGCTTTAAATTTAGTTGCCTAATGGCAGACATGGTGCTAAAGCTACTACCTCGATACATTTACACTAGTTCCACCCAAACATTTTGCCACATGTTCGTTGAGCTTTTTCTTCTTGTGGAATGTTATCTGGACATCTTCCAGTTACATCGgaaatgaacacagacacagattaTCAAGTAGCTGAGAGACTGGTCGGTTTGAGCGCAGGCATGTGAGGCTTGGCGGGTTCTGCAGGACGGATTCAAAGCGGTGTTCGGCCCTaagtatatattgtattttagaGGGCTTGGCTTTCTGAGAATGCTAAATCAACTGCAAGTTTGTTTTAACCTCTGTGGGTAGTCCACAGTTTATGTAATCATTCCTTATAGGTCTCAAACTATCACTTGCCTGAGCAGAGTTCCTCTCAAGACATTGATAGGAGATTCAACCTGCTTGGTTGTATGAGCATCTTATTCCAGTCCAAGATGTGGCAAGTGACATTTTCCAATAAACATTCTTCAAAAATTACTTTCAAAATCACAACCAGCACATCAGAGTCATGTCATATAgacatataaatgtaatttatatgtttttaatgtgtgtgttgatgattTTTGCCATTTTACTATTTACCAGTTTCCTAATTTTGAAAGATTTTGATCAACTCAGCTCAacaatatgtgtttatatgtgctatataaataaagttgagTTGAGAGCGATGTAAATAAGAATGACAGAAATAATTCAATTGCTATGCATTGCTTGCATCTATAGGTTTATCATTTAAGCTGCAAGTCCAAGATCTCTGCCACAGATGCATTTAAATCGATTCTTATTCTCCTGACGCACATCTGCCGTTCTgcatgacattatttactgtaagcGCAGGAAAATTTGAGACAGTGTTGGTCCAACCTGATACACAGCTTTAATTTGTTAagctgtttaaatatttaatttatttaatgattcacTTGAATATTGATTCACTCCATCTCAAAACTACAGACCTGATCAGTTACATTTGGACTGAGTGGAATATTATGTGCATCATTTTAATAATTGAACTATTTTAATCTTGGTTTAAGTTTGTTTGTAGAAGCATTCCTTGACACAATCCCCAAGATGGATAGAGATCAGGTTTGTGCCTTTAGCCCCGACCGtctctatggtaacagctcTAAACAAGGCAGAGAAACTGAGAAGTGCTGTGTAGCTtatactgtttactgtttaaacTAAAGCTGTTGTTCAAAAGTATGCCGAAGAAAAAAACGAAGAAGGGAGGAAAGAAAGGGAAAGGGTGAGCAATAATGTCAATGTGAACGTGATCACACTTTTCCGATATCTTTACTTTTACTGAACtgttctattatttatttgtttgtttgtttgttgttgttttcatgtCAATCGTATTTgtttagaaaaacaaataagGAAAACAAGTCGAATTCCAATACGGATAAGGAATGTGACACGGAGAAGGCTAAAGCTAACGCGGCTCTGTGGGAAGCTCGGCTGGAGCTAACAGAACAATCGCGGGTTGAATACCGTGAAACCGCTCGCAGACTCGCCCGGGCGAATGAAGAGCTTACAAACCAGCAGTACAGAGCTGAGAAGGACACTACTGACATCATTGCttttctgaaaaagaaagagcTCGAGAAAGAAGCACAGGTTAGTGTCTAAACGCTAGAAGCAGGTGGTGAAGGTGTATGAGGCTGTGCTCCATTCTGCAGCCATCATCACTGTGCCCTACTCCCTCTGTACAAGGGTCCTCTCTGTAGAGGGAGAAATCAAATCACTCGGGGGTCATTTCATAAAGAATAAAATCCACAAAGCCCTTGTATTGTCACACAATCACAGTTACACAGCTACTTTAACGATCATTTTCGAGGCTGCCACAGTTTCATTTGCTTTTACATTTAATCAGATTTAAAGAGAAGTTTAAACTTTGGCTTCACTCAACTTAAAACTCAATCCTTTTACAATGTTCAGTTGTTGTCTGTGACATGAATATTAGGCCACACAGTGTACAGATGAcattaaactaataaaaataaaatgagatacagtacattaaaaaatgaattaaagggTATGCTTTtgattaagtaaaataaaaatgaatgtggaaaatgtaaacaaacctttcattaaaaatgacatGATCATGGAGATTGCAGAGCTATtgctaaataaattaattcagttcgattcaatttaattcaagtttatttgtattgcgctttttataattgacattgtctcaaagcagctttacagaacataaccataaaacaaaaggttattataaagaatagtataaagattaatagaatacaaaaaaattaagaataatattagatatattcaaatgtgtttgtgtttatctccGATGAGCAAGTCAGGCAactgtggcgaggaaaaactcccttgaatggtaaaacaagaaaccttgacaggaaccagactcaaggggaacctcatcctcatttgggtgacactaaaGGATGTGATTTTAATTACtgaataattatataaacaacGTATAAAAATTGTGTATCATATctagattttattctttttaggCCAACTATCCAGTACACATCATAATTTTTACAGCAATACACTGATGGAAATGAGTCATGAGTTAGATTGTTTTGATAGGAAGTAGAAGGCAGTCTAGTAAtgattatacattatacagatAGTGAGTTAAATTTAACGCACTACATAGTGTTTTGTTCCTAGTGATCTAGCTAATATTAGCCAAGTGATCAGTAATTAAGCTAGTGGTCATTACAGTAATAGATCATTCTAGCAGTTAAAGTTGTTAGGAAAATAATAGGCAGGTTATATAGTTGGTAATGTTGGTAATGCTTAGAGTGCTAGTGGTAACCCTTAAGAAAATTGgttttacaattattaagtttctTAAAGGTTTGCAAATTTGCGAACCAtgattgttctgtttttttcacAATGCCAAAAACTATGGAAACTGTGTTTACTATAATACAGTCATAGTTTTAAAACCTTGGTTTCAAAACCACAGTTACAACATAGTTACGCTGGTATAAACATGGATTTATCATAGTTGGTATGGTATGTGTCATGCTAGCACCAATGTGTACTTAGTCTTATGCGCTCAGCAATAAATAccatgttaaaaaaatacaacaaatcagTAAGTAATTTGGCCATTTTTAAGCGAatctttaaagaaataaaagatttaaacaGCTTAACAAATAAAAGCTATGTAGAATATCGGGTTGGACTGACACTGTCtcaaatttatgtaaaaaaaatggcacAAACAGGatagacatttttttctgaacttGCACAAATATGTTTTGAAGAACAAAATTCACTTTATAGTTAAAGTGTAGAAACCTGAAATCCTCAACAGATTCAAGATTCTTATTTTTACTATTCTGAGTACagtgttttcttaaaaaaacaatcaaGGTGATattaataagtaagtaaattattgtaaatgatgtatatgtataaatgtgtgtaaatatttatatagacaTTGGAAAGTTTAGAATCTAGCATCCATGGTGCACATCCTTGGATGACTACTAGTCCATAGTTATAAGTCCAAAAGTGTATACTGCCTTGCAACACAAAAAAAGTCACCTAATAAACTTACATAGTACTAATTAATAAAGGGTTTTAGAAGTAGCCCATGGCAGATATTTGGTCAGCAGATATCTACCAAGTGTGTAACAGATATGACATTACTTACTTCAAACTTGTTTGTTCCTACAGATTGCTGCATTGGAAGAGCAGCTAAAAGTTGAGAAATCAAAAGCCCTACAGGACAAAGAGTTTTTAGTAAGTATCCACAGGTCAGAACACTGCCAAAATTTTCACCCTAAATGAAACAATAGCTGTGCAATTAGTCCATTATACAGAAGCATAACAGCAGGTCAAAAATGGCCATTTTTGGGGACCAGCAATgctcaataatttttttatgacCAGGATCCtgccaataataataaatcatgtgtCAAAACCTATTAATTGCACAGCGTGTCAAGGGGCTGCCCCATTACACAGAATGTAAGAAAATGTGTTTCCCAAAccaatattttttcttatttctaatTATACCCATGCTTACTAGGTCCATTTGTAGTGGAAAAACATAGCAAGCATAAAACTTTATAACAGAGTCCCAACATTTGCAGTCATGTAATCCCCATTCTATGGGATCATGGAGCCTGTAATTAAAACGTGAACTGGTATGCATCAGCCAGTTCAGATATATGCCAAGCTATTCATCCCTTATATGTCTTATGGTTTGTTTGTAGCAAATTACAAATGTCAAtttcaacattattattatgttgatGAAAGCTTTTTTATAAGCCCAATCCCAGAATGTGAATACATTGCAaggattttaaaatataatttcaagTTACCACTTGCACCAGCAATGGTCTctctgaaatgttttaatttagaGTTAGAAATGCAATGCTTTGGTCAACAGCTGTTTTCCATTTACCATCTTTTACTTCATGCGTGTAAAAATGGGTTCCAATAAGTGTCAGGCCGAAAAAAGCTTGGTCTGGACAAAGTTATAACATGCCCCTTTTTAGACACTAATGTCACATTTGCCCATGCAGCATTGTTCTGGAAAACACATTGTTGTGGTGGAGTTAGATGTGATTTCATTGCCAAACAACTGGAACTCTACAATAAGATAAAACACTTCATGTTGAAAATGAACTTAGCTAATGGAAACTCTCTAAATCAGTCACAGAGAGTTAAAACTTCTGCCATTTGGTTGTTATTGCTTTTTTCCCCAACAGTGGGCTAACATGTCTCTGAGCTCAGAAGGAAAAACAGTCAGCCAAAGTTTGTTTCACCAATGCTTTTCCAGCTGCCCCTGCTACTTTTGTAATTAAATCTGATGCTTAAACAAGGAAAGGAGaagtatgaaatataaaaactcACCCTGCAagcaaaggttgtttttttctctacatTCATCTTTTGTAACTGCTTTACCCTGGTCAGGGTCATTGTGGATTGGAGTCTGTCCCAGGAACAGTGGgcatgaggtgggaatacaccctgaaCTGGAGGACAGTTCATCATAGGGAACcatgtacagtaaacacacattcAGATACTCATTTCCACAATTTAATATAGCTAATCAACCTCCTGgcaaaatacagagaaaacccacacagacCTGGGGTCAGCACGCACAGAAACGGTAACTCAAGCTCAGGAGTAAACCAGAGACCGTGGAGATTTACAACCATTTTTTGATAttcaaatgaatatttaaaatcttCAAATTACAAATCTACAGTGAAAACAGTGAAAGGTATCTGTTACTGTGTTCAGTTTTGTGACTCTCATCAAAAATTTCCTGTATGTTTTGAAAGTAATGATGATTCAGTATATGAACAATTAGCCACACCTTTCCTGTTTGGCTCATGGAGCAAATAACATTATCAACACTGACATACTGGTCGTAGATGAAATAAGGTTATACTATAGCAAGTTAGTGCTTTCCTGCATGATCTCATACCTTGCAGTATTGTGCAGATGTGGAATGGGTTTTATATAAACTAGATAAACAGGAGATATTACACttttattattgcagttttgGGTTCACCAGTCATAAATACTACTAGAGACGACTGAAGACTGGACACCACTTATCCAAATAGAATAATTGCAAATATGAGTGTCAAATAGAATAATTGTacataaggccatccttaaaaatattcgtgtttgccgtaacccgaccgaacCTGTCAATTTTGGACCgactcaaattttttttttttttttttttttttgctttaagtccgaccgacttgccggttgtaaatttgcgttaaaaCCGatcttttttttactcttcaaacaactaatacaaaagcaataaaatagtattaacgggttcgggcaccagaatacatgtaaaaaaaaaattcaataaaacagTTCGACACCGCTTTatcttggcacgaagttctggaaaaactgcgtccagcatcaaaataaggtttgcaatgatgcccccgaaggcacgggttgaagacccagtcagtgacgtcacgatatgctaagtagtttaaagtcatacctacgtaatcaccatcaacaaaattgtacttttttttacattgaaacttgaaaaaaaaaatattgacctacctaccgacccctTTTtttgttactgcaaaccaaaatatgcatatttattttgaaactgctattgtatttattttgtaatatgcTTTAGTGTGTACTATATGAGCTAATGCAAACTCTCTAAATCATTTACAGAGAGTTAAAAATTTGGGCATTTGGGTTTGTTACTATGGCATAGACTTCACATTCTGAGTAGAAGGTCACATTGTTGTTTCATAACACCTATCCATTTTAGTTTTCCCACACTGTCATTGTCATTGCTGCAGCAAGTTATAAATTCTGTACAACTCAAGCCTGGCAGACTCATTGTTGAGCAATTCTGAAATCTAAGCCCTTCATAACCAACATGCGGTCCATCCGAGACATGAGGCAAAAGGTCAGACTCCTGATTTGAAACTGTCGGTTCTGCCTGGATTCAGTGGTCCCTGAATAGCTCCAGTTGCTGCCGTCTTTCCGGTGGGCAGCTTAGAATGTTCTCCTCTGGTTTGCATGTACTAGCCATAGACAATCCAAGCGTTCTAATTCTTACTTCAGCGGTTTGGGTCTGCCCTCCCATAGTGATGCTGTACATACATGTTTCTCAGAAAACCGACCATCCTTCTGATCCTAGCTCTGCAGctgccaatttttttttaaaaaaagacacgaAGGCCATCCCTGTTATCAAGATCACTGTGCTGCTAACCACTCATTCATTTTGATTGGCTATTGCAGGTTGCAGAGTATACAGTGAAGATTAATGAGCTGGAGGAGAAGTTTAAGAAGAGATCCAGAGATTTTTCCATGATTCAAGGGGAGCTCAAGATCATCAAGGAGTTCCGCAAAAAGAAAGCTCATATGGAACAAGAACTGAtcactgtactgttacacagtatatataattcTGTATATTCCTTGTACAAActgctgatttttttaaactgggGGTTTAACAGATACTGCACATGAATACACAGTAGGCAGAAGATATCTAGAGAATGGGAAATGTAATCCAATGTAGATATAATAGAGACAGAAACAAATGCAATAAACAACTTCACAGCTCTGAGCTATAGCAAAAACCTGAATTGCCAggtcacttactgtatatatgaaatgaaaaagcagctggcattattattattatgaaggTTGAAGCTTAGTTTTCATGCAGGTATAGAGTTATGTTCAGGGATGGGGCAGAATGCCAGACTTAAGGAATAAGTTATTGCTACAATAGGTAAAGATGTACCAATGATTAAATGACACATGCCATTTTAACAGACAGTTGAACAGCATTCTGGATAAAGTCCAGAAAACCAACCTAAGATAAAATAGACCAAGTTacatttattagaaaataaataaattagtaaataaaaacttgttATTGAAGTTGTTATTGGAGACCtcatgttaaatatttaaataaataagaaaaatattttcctttaaataGTTTTgtcaagaagaaaaacattcataaatattcatgtcTGTTCTTGCTTTAGGCAGACTGCATTTTGATAGCATTGAAAGTACAATGACAATACACTCATTTGATGCTCATTAAATGGGTTAACACATAATTCatatttctaattttttttagatgaaagAAAGGATGTACATTGCTGAGCGTGAACACAAGGAGAATCTTGCAAGAATGGAGCAtaaatttttaattgaaaaggTATTCATCTAAAAAATTGCAGAAAATGTCATTGTCGGTTTGGAGAACTTAAAAAAGGAGACTCAGAGAAGATCTAAGCTTTTTAAAAGTGCCCAAAGAATTGGAACAATCACTTGTTTATCTTCTTCCCTCTAGGTCTGTTTGGAAAAGGAAGCGGAGCAGAAAATTGCCCATCTAGCAGAGAAAGCCCACAAAGAGGcgattgtgtgagtgtattcTCTGTGCATCCTCCCCTCCTCCAATTACAGGATAGTTTCAAACAGCTCcatcatacagagagagaaagtaaataaCCTTTGTAGAAAAACAAGGTTATTATCATGACCACACCAAACCTTTTCTCTTGGAGATAGTATACATCACCTAAGCCAGTGATTATATCTTCTGTTCTGCAAacagtgtgtatgaatgtgtacttgtcagaacatgtgtgtgtgtgtgtgtgtgtgtgtgtgtgtgtgtacaagtgcaATTCTTTTGGCCACAGCAAAAGCTGTGTGTTAGTTTTGTTTGGTTCGTTTACCAAAGTCATGGCAGCAAACATTCTAATATCTTGCTTCTAGATGTGGCATTGTAGCTGTGACTGTTTCTGCCAAGGAGTTTCCTTTTTTACGATTTTCAGACCAATGGACAAACCTGCACCTGCTTTACTCCACCAAGCCTTTGCGGTCAACCAAATTAAATTAGATGAGTCACAAGTAGAAAGAGGACAAGCCCAATGTCTTAGTGCTTCAGTCATTTTATGCATCATCTGGTCACTTCTTTGACACCTTTTTGGAtcagcatatactgtactggTGTTCTATAGAAGACTGAGGTATTTTCAGACTGTTTGAAAGGGGGGATGAAACATGCACCATATGGCCAAATTTGTGAATACCTGACCTTCACAAATATATTTGGAcattccccaaactgttgccataaTGTAAGAGGCACACAATTTAATAGAATGCTTTTGATTTTCcgttcactggaactaaggaacccaaacatgttccagcatgacagtgccCTTGCATACAAACCaagctccataaagacatgcTTTACCAAGTTTGGTGTTGAAGAACCTGAAAAACCTCCCAGACCTTCTTGCCTGATATCAGTGCTTGACTGCTCTTGTAGTGGAAAGCCTTttcagaagagagaaaaatattttaaaagccAAGAGGGAACAAAATCTTGAATAGGATTGTGATGGTCCGGTGTCCACagacctttggccatatagtgtatttcAGTGCTAATTTTGTAACAGGTTTATGTACAGTTTGCAAGCTGGTAAAGCATTTTCATGTCCATGAACTGTCGTGTAGGTAAACCTCAGGTCTGCTTTATTCTGTTCTGATCATTCTCAACAGGCAACTGGATAACGTGTCCCGGTCAGTGTTTAAGGAGAATGTGCGTTTGAATGAGGCTCTTGGATATCACTTGAAAGAGGCAGAAGAGCTAAAAAGGAGAAATGAGGCCCTGATAGAGGAGAATGCTTCTCTCATCCTGGATAAGGTACAATCATTACAGAGGTCTATTTCTGACACATCATTGTACAAACCACCACACTGTTTTCAGCTGTCTTGGCATGCAATATTAAACTCCACTGAATATTTAGCTCCTCAACCTATGTTTCCTCTGAATGATAAATCTAGAAAAAGCACACATTGCACAGAAATACATGCAGTTTCCTACAGTATGTGGGGATCCCCATTCCAAGGTCTCAATGACAGCTCTGTATGCAAGTCGTCATGCCAGACCACCGTCTTCTTATTTTAGAGAATGGAGATATTTGACAGTTTGTGAGGACTGGAGACCTTTTTAGTGTCAtcagagtatatatatatatcacttatTTAGTAAGCTGTTCTTACAAAGGTCATAACCTAAAGAGGCCAAAAATGACAGACAACAAAGCAGAGCTACATTCAGAAATAATGAGAAGccaaaattattttttagttaTGTTCTTATTGTGGTAGTTCCTGATCTCTGGCGGCTATGTCTGCATATAGTATTTCCCCCCTCCGTTTATTTGCACTGGACTGTATGTTTGACTTTGCTTGTGGTGGCTCTTTCTCCTCACCTCCACTCGAGGAGCCAGTCTCCTGTCTCGCTGTGGCCTGGCACGCTGCACACTTTCCATGaccccagtacacacacacacacacacacacacacacacacacacacacacacacacacacacacacacacacacacacacacacacacacacacacacacacacacacacacacacagccctcttGCAGTGTTCCCTCAGGTTGCAATTAACATATGCCttcatcataaacacacatacttgTTTTTTACGCTTATGCACAAACTTaatgtattatactgtacttcatattattttgtatatattatacactcATGTAATAGATGTCCACCTACTATTCATGCAAtaatctaatcagccaatcatgtggcagcagatgcaatgcataaaattttgCAGATATAGGCAtcagcttcaggtaatgtttaCCCATTCAGAATGGTGGAAACATGTGATCTTAGTGACTTTGACCATGTCAGACAGGATGGATCTCCAGAGAATTTCACACACCAATTTCTTGAGTTTACACATCCAGTTAGTAGCAGTTCTGTGGACAGAAACACCTTGTTGGTCCAACTGATTGAAGTTGACAGAAAGGCTACAGAGACTCTGATAATCACTATGCATAATTGTGGTGGTCAGAAAttcatctcagaatgcacagcaTGCTGAAAGTTGAAACGGATGGTCGACAACGGCAGAATACCAAGTCAgtttccacttctgtcagccaagaacagaaagctgatgATGCAGTGAGCATACAGTAGACTTACCAATACAGGACAGTTTAAGACTGGAAAAAAGCCTGGTCTGATTCATCTCAGATATTGAAGCCCACAGAGGATAGGGTCAGTGTTTGAGACTAACAGCATGAATCCATAGACCCATCTGCCGCgtgtcaacagtccag is part of the Tachysurus fulvidraco isolate hzauxx_2018 chromosome 12, HZAU_PFXX_2.0, whole genome shotgun sequence genome and encodes:
- the si:ch211-163l21.10 gene encoding basal body-orientation factor 1, with amino-acid sequence MPKKKTKKGGKKGKGKTNKENKSNSNTDKECDTEKAKANAALWEARLELTEQSRVEYRETARRLARANEELTNQQYRAEKDTTDIIAFLKKKELEKEAQIAALEEQLKVEKSKALQDKEFLVAEYTVKINELEEKFKKRSRDFSMIQGELKIIKEFRKKKAHMEQELITMKERMYIAEREHKENLARMEHKFLIEKVCLEKEAEQKIAHLAEKAHKEAIVQLDNVSRSVFKENVRLNEALGYHLKEAEELKRRNEALIEENASLILDKETSKIMMTDNLAQLADQRNEISELRANVASLEQELAHILTTCEQKKVAMQEQAVVSAQAGKVELEKLQKLLSIHEREMSRVKRLARSIVEQRTELELFFHEALAQVKQEITTSQIHYRQEAMEAYRKRMSEARSGRKEYPHIRTFNKAPHSTNNVYTDMEEAERWSNLQSSKVDISDLTWEQKERVLRLLFAKMNGLKTRRAVQLPALAPSSERDQDRKPEVREKESPMTFITQASVSNMTSNPSGLP